Proteins encoded in a region of the Chitinophagales bacterium genome:
- a CDS encoding sulfatase-like hydrolase/transferase — protein MKFIVFCLMLMGGFCYSQTKPNVLLILLDDARFDSFSPNGGPDFFNDSSISRIANEGVNFSNSYCVYSLCVPSRASLLTGLYPHKNGARNNGFTPDSTLIQLQSILKTNGYRTGFVGKYDWATDPQQGWDYWFASIGEDYSNAQFNYNGVVRSYFGHKTDIITDSAVGFLLDEPADTPFFLMVSHLAPHTPFQPRQQDDSLYDSIPMPIPDNFYFFQHNYPSFLRDFHFYIQDTIDLDTTLRLYYQMLAGVEASVQRIFSKLTSRNFLDNTMVIFTSDNGHLWGEHQLQVKRLAYEESSKVPLFIRFPAWFPISGIVNDQFALNVDLAPTILDAAGIDPSVYNFDGISLKQLYDGSVNRSSIYYEVLSNETLPALRQVRDKNYAYTYYYCDGLTEEFFDLNKDPEENENQILNSNYQQLIQLYKERLDSFKVALNDTIVESVHNCYLEDTLYLANGSSPKFPFTLNYSVLPGEVNVQLYAPSPVTISISLVNMLGQVVYAKTDISIMQQQSLSINTSNLTIGSYLLVAQGNQLLGSAKILIGNK, from the coding sequence ATGAAGTTTATTGTTTTCTGTTTAATGTTAATGGGCGGATTTTGTTATTCCCAGACAAAGCCGAACGTATTACTTATTTTGCTTGACGATGCCCGGTTTGATTCCTTTTCACCCAATGGTGGCCCGGATTTTTTCAATGATTCCAGTATTTCGCGTATTGCGAATGAAGGTGTCAATTTCTCAAATTCTTACTGTGTTTATTCCCTGTGCGTTCCCAGCCGTGCGTCTCTGCTTACAGGTTTATATCCCCATAAGAACGGAGCCAGAAACAATGGCTTTACACCTGACTCCACGCTCATTCAATTGCAAAGTATTTTAAAGACCAACGGCTATCGCACTGGCTTTGTCGGAAAGTATGATTGGGCCACTGACCCGCAGCAGGGATGGGATTATTGGTTCGCATCCATCGGCGAAGATTATAGCAATGCTCAGTTCAATTACAATGGAGTAGTACGTTCTTATTTTGGACATAAAACGGATATTATTACTGACTCAGCGGTTGGCTTTCTGCTGGATGAGCCTGCAGACACACCATTTTTCTTAATGGTTAGTCACCTCGCTCCGCACACACCTTTTCAGCCCCGTCAACAGGATGATTCGCTTTACGATAGCATTCCGATGCCCATCCCGGATAATTTTTATTTTTTCCAGCATAATTATCCAAGCTTTCTCCGGGATTTTCACTTTTACATACAGGATACTATAGATTTAGATACCACTTTGCGCCTCTATTATCAGATGCTTGCCGGTGTGGAAGCCAGTGTGCAGCGTATTTTCAGCAAGCTCACGAGCAGGAATTTTTTGGATAATACCATGGTGATATTTACCAGTGATAACGGACACTTATGGGGCGAACATCAGCTCCAGGTAAAGCGACTGGCTTATGAAGAATCGAGCAAGGTGCCTCTGTTCATACGCTTTCCAGCATGGTTTCCAATTAGCGGAATCGTAAATGATCAGTTTGCTTTGAATGTTGATCTTGCTCCAACTATCCTTGATGCTGCCGGCATTGATCCATCTGTCTATAATTTTGATGGTATTTCGCTGAAACAATTATATGATGGCTCTGTGAATCGTAGCTCGATTTACTATGAAGTCCTTTCTAATGAAACATTGCCTGCATTAAGACAAGTGCGTGATAAAAATTATGCCTATACATACTATTACTGTGATGGGTTGACGGAAGAATTTTTTGATCTGAATAAAGATCCGGAAGAAAATGAAAACCAAATACTAAACTCAAACTATCAGCAATTAATCCAGCTGTACAAGGAAAGGCTCGATAGTTTTAAGGTTGCATTAAATGACACTATAGTTGAAAGTGTCCACAACTGCTACCTGGAAGATACACTGTACCTGGCAAATGGATCTTCTCCAAAATTTCCATTCACTTTAAATTACTCAGTCTTACCAGGTGAAGTAAATGTTCAGCTATACGCTCCATCGCCTGTAACCATTTCAATTTCATTAGTGAATATGCTGGGACAAGTTGTATACGCTAAAACAGATATCAGCATCATGCAACAGCAAAGCCTTTCCATAAACACCAGTAATCTTACAATTGGCAGTTACCTGTTAGTTGCACAGGGAAATCAATTACTTGGCTCTGCAAAAATCCTTATAGGAAATAAATAA
- a CDS encoding helix-turn-helix domain-containing protein yields MKHISILVPNKAILGSLEGSRQLLTQVNEFFKAKQEPPLFKVQLVGLDNETSVSGGLFTVNADAVLNDIKKTDLIIIPALDGDITEAIDKNRDFIPWIIKQYNNGAEVASLCLGAFLLASTGLLKGRKCATHWMAENQFLRMFPEVNLVTEKIITDELGIYSSGGAFSYLNLILYLIEKYAGHEIAVLSAKVFAIEIERDNQLSFTIFQGQKGHDDEPIKKAQEFIEKNFHEKITVEQLTSMFAFSRRNFERRFKKATSNTVSEYIQRVKIEAAKLSLESSRENVNGAMYNVGYTDPKAFRNTFKKITGLSPIEYKNKYNREMSYQHV; encoded by the coding sequence ATGAAACATATTTCTATTCTCGTTCCCAATAAAGCAATTTTAGGCAGCCTTGAGGGATCCCGACAGTTGCTGACACAAGTAAACGAGTTTTTTAAAGCTAAGCAGGAGCCCCCATTGTTTAAAGTCCAACTGGTGGGGCTTGACAATGAGACTTCTGTAAGCGGTGGCCTTTTTACTGTAAATGCTGATGCCGTATTGAATGATATAAAAAAAACAGACCTTATAATTATTCCGGCATTGGATGGAGATATAACAGAGGCTATTGATAAAAATCGTGATTTTATTCCCTGGATAATAAAGCAATATAACAACGGAGCTGAAGTGGCAAGCCTTTGCTTAGGAGCCTTTTTATTGGCTTCAACAGGTTTATTAAAAGGAAGAAAATGTGCCACGCATTGGATGGCTGAAAATCAATTTCTCCGGATGTTTCCTGAAGTAAACCTGGTAACTGAAAAGATTATTACTGATGAACTCGGTATATATTCCAGCGGAGGAGCTTTTTCTTACTTGAACCTTATATTATACCTGATTGAAAAATATGCGGGCCATGAAATAGCCGTTCTTTCTGCTAAAGTATTTGCAATAGAAATAGAAAGGGATAACCAGTTATCGTTCACTATTTTTCAGGGTCAGAAAGGACATGATGATGAACCTATAAAGAAGGCCCAGGAATTTATAGAGAAAAATTTCCATGAAAAAATAACCGTTGAGCAATTGACTTCCATGTTTGCTTTCAGCCGCAGAAATTTTGAACGGAGGTTTAAAAAAGCGACCTCTAACACAGTATCAGAATATATACAACGAGTAAAAATTGAAGCCGCAAAATTAAGCCTGGAATCTTCCCGCGAAAATGTGAATGGTGCTATGTATAACGTAGGCTATACTGATCCGAAAGCTTTCCGGAATACATTCAAAAAGATTACAGGATTATCGCCTATAGAATATAAAAATAAATATAACCGGGAAATGAGTTATCAGCATGTATAG
- the pfkA gene encoding 6-phosphofructokinase, which yields MPEKIKTLGVLTSGGDAPGMNAAIRAVVRTGIYYGLNIVGIMRGFEGLIEGDFLDMDSRSVSNIIHRGGTILKTARSSAFITVEGMSKAFDQITAKKIDGIIAMGGDGTFKGAFEFSERYDVPFIGIPCTIDNDLYGTDYTVGYDTAINTAMEAIDKIRDTADAHNRLFFIEVMGRDAGFIAMRCGLASGAEAIMVPELHMTIDELIEKLDQGAKRKKSSSIVIVAEGDEEGGAFEVAKKVKEKFDYYDTRVSIIGHMQRGGSPTCQDRVIASRFGFAAVEALLNGRKNEMIGVMHHDVIHTPFSKAIKHHLEINPQMLKLAEILTI from the coding sequence ATGCCCGAAAAAATAAAAACGCTTGGAGTATTAACCTCAGGCGGCGATGCACCTGGAATGAATGCCGCAATACGTGCTGTAGTGAGAACAGGAATTTATTATGGTTTAAATATAGTGGGTATTATGCGCGGGTTTGAGGGGCTTATAGAAGGAGATTTCTTAGATATGGATTCCAGGTCGGTAAGCAATATTATCCATCGCGGAGGCACTATTCTTAAAACAGCCCGAAGTTCTGCTTTTATAACTGTTGAAGGAATGTCAAAAGCATTCGATCAGATCACAGCAAAAAAGATTGATGGAATTATTGCAATGGGAGGCGATGGAACATTCAAGGGCGCTTTCGAATTCAGTGAGCGGTATGATGTTCCTTTTATCGGTATACCGTGCACCATTGATAACGATTTATATGGTACTGACTATACCGTAGGTTACGATACAGCCATTAATACTGCCATGGAAGCAATAGATAAGATCAGGGATACAGCTGATGCACATAACCGTCTTTTTTTTATTGAAGTAATGGGCCGTGATGCGGGTTTTATTGCGATGCGTTGCGGATTGGCAAGTGGTGCAGAAGCTATTATGGTTCCGGAATTACACATGACTATTGACGAACTGATAGAAAAATTAGATCAGGGTGCAAAAAGAAAAAAGTCTTCCAGTATTGTAATTGTTGCGGAGGGGGATGAGGAAGGCGGAGCTTTTGAAGTAGCTAAAAAAGTGAAAGAAAAATTCGATTACTACGATACCCGTGTATCTATAATCGGCCATATGCAAAGAGGCGGAAGCCCCACCTGCCAGGACCGCGTAATAGCGAGCCGCTTTGGGTTTGCCGCAGTGGAAGCACTGCTTAACGGACGGAAAAACGAGATGATAGGTGTAATGCACCACGACGTGATTCACACACCTTTTTCTAAAGCAATAAAGCATCACCTTGAAATAAATCCTCAAATGCTTAAGCTGGCTGAAATACTTACTATCTGA
- a CDS encoding VTT domain-containing protein, whose translation MTILSIFDFFKDIFHHPMAMFKPEDIIKYGGMLLLFLCVYAQIGLFFCFFLPGDALLFTTGVFVATGNFDQPILSVCIVLVIAAFMGNLSAYIFGRKAGPLLFKRKDSIFFKHEHLITADQFFQKNGAIAVTGCFFLPIIRTFTPVIAGVVKYPFPRFVLCSLLGALLWINILVLAGYFLGDVPFVEKNLKYIILGMIIGLTLPVILKIVRSSRGIKTK comes from the coding sequence ATGACGATCCTCAGCATTTTTGATTTTTTTAAGGATATTTTTCACCATCCGATGGCAATGTTTAAGCCGGAGGACATTATAAAATATGGTGGCATGCTTTTACTATTTCTGTGCGTTTATGCACAGATCGGATTATTTTTTTGCTTTTTTTTACCTGGTGACGCTTTGCTTTTTACAACCGGCGTATTTGTAGCAACCGGAAATTTTGATCAACCAATACTTTCAGTGTGTATTGTATTGGTAATAGCAGCCTTCATGGGAAATCTTTCTGCTTATATTTTTGGAAGGAAAGCAGGGCCCTTACTTTTTAAACGAAAAGATTCTATCTTTTTTAAACACGAACATTTAATAACCGCCGATCAGTTTTTCCAAAAAAATGGAGCAATTGCTGTTACCGGATGTTTTTTTCTTCCCATAATAAGAACCTTTACGCCCGTTATAGCAGGTGTTGTTAAATACCCCTTCCCCAGATTCGTGCTTTGTTCACTTTTAGGAGCTTTGCTATGGATAAATATATTAGTACTTGCCGGGTATTTCCTGGGAGATGTCCCCTTTGTAGAAAAGAACTTAAAATATATTATACTCGGGATGATCATTGGTCTTACCCTGCCAGTGATTTTGAAAATCGTTCGCAGTTCCCGCGGAATCAAAACTAAATAA
- a CDS encoding DoxX family protein translates to MLTKLLAALMLAPSIPDVISMADEVKMVTEHLGYPAYFIPFIGIAKLLGVIAILILVILELRSGLMRAFHMI, encoded by the coding sequence GTGCTAACTAAGCTGCTTGCAGCATTAATGCTGGCACCCTCAATTCCGGATGTAATTAGTATGGCCGATGAAGTTAAAATGGTAACTGAGCATCTGGGTTATCCGGCTTATTTTATTCCTTTTATAGGGATAGCAAAGTTATTGGGTGTAATCGCAATACTCATTCTGGTTATCCTGGAATTAAGGAGTGGGCTTATGCGGGCTTTTCATATGATTTAA
- a CDS encoding dihydroorotase — protein MRSLVIRNASIVNEGKIFISDLLIKNGHIENINPQITIKEAFTEINGEGKYLLPGIIDDHVHFREPGLTQKATIYSESKAAIAGGVTSFMEMPNSIPAAVTHELLEQKYQIAQTTSLANFSFYLGATNENLEEIKRTDAGKICGVKIFMGSSTGQLLVDDTLALENIFRFAPALIAAHCETEQIIKLNEQLLKDKYGLGIPITSHPVIRNEEECFLSSKTAIELANKYDSRLHVLHISTEEETALFSNQTLLDQKKITAEACVHYLWFTAGDYDRLGPQIKCNPAIKESRHRDKLLQAIIDDRIDLIATDHAPHTWDEKYTMAEGNTINYFKSPSGLPLIQHSLNIMVELYRSGKISLEKIVEKMCHAPATLFRVKKRGFIREGYFADLVLLDLNTSFIVKKENILYKCGWSPLENTTFHGSITHTFVNGRLVFANGLFDESINGMRLLFNH, from the coding sequence ATGAGAAGTCTTGTTATAAGGAATGCGTCTATAGTGAATGAGGGAAAAATATTTATTTCCGATCTGTTGATTAAAAACGGGCATATAGAAAATATTAACCCGCAGATAACAATAAAAGAAGCATTCACAGAAATTAATGGTGAAGGAAAATATTTATTGCCTGGAATTATTGATGACCATGTCCATTTTCGTGAACCAGGCTTAACGCAGAAGGCAACTATCTACTCCGAATCTAAGGCCGCAATAGCCGGAGGTGTTACATCTTTTATGGAGATGCCTAATAGCATTCCTGCTGCAGTTACTCATGAATTGCTGGAGCAGAAATATCAAATAGCGCAAACCACATCGCTTGCTAATTTTTCATTTTATCTGGGAGCAACCAATGAAAACCTTGAAGAAATAAAAAGGACGGATGCCGGAAAAATCTGCGGGGTTAAAATTTTTATGGGATCCTCAACAGGACAATTATTGGTAGATGATACATTAGCGCTGGAAAACATCTTCAGATTTGCTCCTGCTTTGATAGCAGCACATTGCGAAACAGAGCAAATAATCAAATTAAATGAACAGCTTTTAAAAGATAAGTATGGCCTTGGTATACCCATTACATCTCATCCGGTTATCAGAAACGAAGAAGAATGCTTTTTATCTTCCAAAACTGCTATTGAGCTGGCAAATAAATACGATTCAAGGCTTCATGTTCTTCACATTTCAACGGAAGAAGAAACTGCACTCTTCTCTAATCAAACACTTCTTGATCAAAAAAAAATTACAGCTGAAGCGTGTGTGCATTATCTCTGGTTCACAGCCGGTGATTATGACCGGCTAGGGCCTCAGATAAAATGCAACCCTGCAATAAAAGAATCACGCCACAGAGATAAACTTCTTCAAGCCATCATTGACGACCGTATAGACCTAATAGCTACAGATCACGCTCCTCATACGTGGGATGAAAAATATACAATGGCCGAAGGCAATACTATCAATTATTTCAAATCTCCATCCGGCCTTCCTTTAATCCAGCATTCGCTTAACATTATGGTTGAACTATACAGGAGTGGCAAAATTTCACTGGAAAAAATTGTTGAAAAAATGTGCCATGCCCCAGCTACTTTATTCCGGGTAAAAAAGCGCGGCTTCATCAGAGAAGGATATTTCGCGGATTTAGTGCTGCTGGATTTGAACACTTCTTTTATTGTGAAAAAAGAAAATATACTGTATAAATGCGGATGGTCACCGCTTGAGAATACAACTTTTCACGGAAGTATTACGCATACATTTGTAAACGGACGATTGGTTTTTGCAAATGGATTATTTGATGAAAGCATAAATGGAATGAGGCTTTTATTTAACCATTGA
- a CDS encoding enoyl-CoA hydratase/isomerase family protein codes for MSYSYIEIEKNDRIQYIILSRQEKKNALNYDFVTELKDALQAAENDNSTKVIIIKAKGNVFSAGADLEYLQQLQNFSFEENLADSNHLKDLFLHIYTSKKVVIAQVEGHAIAGGCGLATVCDFCFAVPDAKFGYTEVKIGFIPALVMVFLIRKINGSKAKELLLTGKLIGANEAAAIGLINAVADQDRIEIFVKDFATALCNEASAQSIAATKEMLNKISSMDLSSALDYAARMNANTRASEDCKKGIESFLKKEKINW; via the coding sequence ATGAGTTATTCCTATATAGAAATTGAGAAAAACGACCGTATTCAATATATAATCCTTTCACGCCAGGAAAAAAAAAATGCGCTCAATTATGATTTTGTCACGGAGCTGAAAGATGCATTGCAAGCAGCAGAAAATGACAATTCCACAAAAGTGATAATCATAAAAGCAAAGGGGAATGTTTTTAGCGCCGGGGCTGATCTTGAATATCTGCAGCAACTTCAAAATTTTTCTTTCGAAGAAAATCTTGCTGATTCCAACCACCTTAAGGATTTGTTTCTACATATATACACTTCAAAAAAAGTGGTGATTGCGCAGGTGGAAGGCCATGCTATTGCGGGAGGCTGCGGCCTGGCAACCGTGTGTGATTTTTGCTTTGCCGTTCCCGATGCAAAATTTGGATATACCGAAGTGAAGATTGGCTTTATCCCTGCACTGGTAATGGTTTTTCTTATAAGGAAAATTAATGGGTCTAAAGCAAAGGAATTATTACTTACCGGCAAACTGATAGGCGCAAACGAGGCAGCCGCCATTGGACTGATAAATGCTGTAGCTGATCAGGATCGAATTGAAATATTTGTTAAAGATTTTGCAACTGCCTTGTGCAACGAAGCCTCTGCACAGTCAATAGCTGCCACAAAAGAAATGTTGAACAAAATTTCTTCAATGGATTTGAGCAGTGCGCTTGATTACGCCGCACGAATGAACGCCAATACCCGTGCAAGTGAAGATTGCAAAAAAGGTATTGAATCATTTCTGAAAAAAGAAAAAATCAATTGGTAG
- a CDS encoding MerR family transcriptional regulator, which translates to MPVRPDDYYPEKQYYAIGEVAKMLNLSVSNLRFWEKEFEILRPKKNAKGDRFFTKKDLEYLKLIHHLLKEKGYTIDGARKKLMQNQDLVTDRVAVLDSLKKIRSFLVTLKDSMEKKEGTEEISSK; encoded by the coding sequence ATGCCTGTAAGGCCCGACGATTATTATCCCGAAAAGCAATATTATGCAATAGGTGAGGTTGCCAAAATGCTTAACCTTTCTGTTTCCAACCTTAGGTTTTGGGAAAAAGAGTTTGAAATACTCCGTCCGAAAAAAAATGCTAAAGGTGACCGGTTCTTTACAAAAAAAGACTTGGAATATCTTAAGCTTATCCATCACCTGTTAAAGGAAAAGGGATATACCATTGATGGTGCGCGGAAGAAATTAATGCAGAACCAGGATCTTGTAACTGACCGTGTGGCAGTATTAGATTCCTTAAAAAAAATCCGTTCTTTTCTGGTTACCCTGAAAGATTCCATGGAGAAAAAGGAAGGCACTGAAGAAATTAGCAGTAAATAG
- a CDS encoding DinB family protein yields METQTESNRMFSLIVLYDMHTAFFTKALDGISDKDAHSRLNTKANHIAWLTGSLVQQRSEIARSLGIDQQQAANELFKNNKGIQDNITYPKLSTFESDWESTSPKLREAFVNINDNKLNSPFEMPGITMTFFDMITFIIYREANILGQIALWRRLLGYEAMKYM; encoded by the coding sequence ATGGAAACACAAACAGAAAGCAATAGAATGTTCTCCCTTATTGTATTATACGATATGCACACAGCATTTTTTACTAAAGCGCTGGATGGCATTTCTGATAAAGATGCGCATAGCCGCTTAAATACAAAAGCAAATCACATTGCCTGGTTAACTGGCAGTCTGGTTCAGCAGCGGTCTGAAATAGCTAGAAGTCTTGGAATAGATCAACAACAGGCAGCCAATGAATTATTTAAAAATAATAAAGGCATTCAGGACAATATTACTTATCCCAAACTAAGCACCTTTGAAAGCGATTGGGAAAGTACCAGCCCTAAGTTAAGAGAAGCATTCGTTAATATAAATGATAATAAATTGAATAGTCCTTTCGAAATGCCCGGTATCACCATGACCTTTTTTGATATGATCACCTTTATTATTTATCGGGAAGCAAATATTTTAGGGCAAATAGCTTTATGGAGAAGGTTATTAGGTTACGAAGCCATGAAATACATGTGA
- the mazG gene encoding nucleoside triphosphate pyrophosphohydrolase: MTPAGIALDRLLKIMDELREQCPWDKKQTIESLRLLTIEETYELTDAIDEKNMQGLKEELGDVLLHLVFYAKIAAEKKEFDITEVINSLCDKLIKRHPHIYGDVKVNSEADVKRNWEQIKMEERKKSVLEGVPKSLPAVVKAFRIQDKVKQVGFEWENKEEVWKKVEEELNEFSEYSHSENLSAFEKEKMESEFGDLLFSLVNFSRFLSIDPEAALEKTNKKFINRFRMMEDLAQEKNQKLKEMTLQEMDALWNTAKETFK; encoded by the coding sequence ATGACTCCTGCCGGAATTGCCCTTGATCGCTTATTGAAAATTATGGACGAGTTGCGGGAGCAGTGTCCCTGGGATAAAAAGCAAACCATTGAATCCCTTCGGCTGCTTACCATTGAAGAAACCTATGAGCTTACCGATGCCATAGATGAGAAAAATATGCAGGGACTGAAGGAAGAGCTGGGGGATGTGTTGCTGCATCTAGTTTTTTATGCAAAAATTGCTGCTGAAAAAAAAGAATTTGATATTACGGAAGTTATCAATTCGCTATGTGATAAGCTCATTAAACGTCATCCTCATATCTACGGTGATGTAAAGGTCAATTCCGAAGCGGATGTAAAGCGTAATTGGGAACAGATAAAAATGGAAGAGCGAAAAAAATCTGTTCTCGAAGGGGTTCCAAAATCTCTTCCCGCTGTAGTGAAAGCTTTTCGGATCCAGGATAAAGTAAAACAAGTAGGCTTTGAATGGGAAAATAAGGAAGAGGTGTGGAAGAAAGTGGAAGAGGAACTGAATGAATTCAGCGAATATTCACACAGCGAAAACCTTTCAGCCTTTGAAAAAGAAAAGATGGAAAGCGAATTTGGTGACCTGCTTTTTTCTTTGGTTAATTTTTCAAGATTTCTCTCTATTGATCCTGAAGCGGCATTGGAAAAGACAAATAAAAAATTTATTAATCGCTTTCGAATGATGGAAGATTTAGCCCAAGAGAAAAATCAAAAGCTTAAAGAGATGACTCTGCAGGAAATGGATGCTCTGTGGAATACGGCAAAAGAAACTTTTAAGTAA